A stretch of Ferribacterium limneticum DNA encodes these proteins:
- a CDS encoding single-stranded DNA-binding protein, translating to MASVNKWIGIGNLGRDPETRYTASGEAICNFSIACTESWKDKQSGERKEMTEWVRISAFGKLAEICSQYLKKGSQVYVEGSLRTRKWTDKEGQERYTTEIRCDDMKMLGSRQGMGAPAGGSGGGGGGYDEPTDYSPAPPKNKPKPSFDDLGDDIPF from the coding sequence ATGGCATCGGTTAACAAATGGATCGGCATTGGCAATCTGGGCCGTGACCCGGAAACGCGCTATACCGCCAGCGGTGAAGCGATCTGCAATTTCAGCATCGCTTGTACCGAAAGCTGGAAGGACAAGCAGAGCGGCGAGCGCAAGGAAATGACCGAATGGGTCCGTATCTCCGCTTTTGGCAAGCTGGCCGAGATTTGCAGCCAGTACCTGAAGAAGGGCTCGCAGGTTTACGTCGAAGGCAGCCTGCGGACCCGCAAGTGGACCGACAAGGAAGGCCAGGAGCGCTACACCACCGAAATCCGCTGCGATGACATGAAAATGCTGGGCTCGCGTCAAGGCATGGGTGCTCCCGCCGGCGGTAGTGGCGGTGGTGGTGGCGGTTACGACGAACCGACCGATTACTCGCCGGCGCCGCCGAAGAACAAGCCGAAGCCGTCCTTTGACGATCTCGGCGACGACATTCCGTTCTAA
- a CDS encoding phosphoethanolamine transferase — protein sequence MRRLLDALIRFGQRLVGGQLTASIEAVTLLVSLFFALFCNQLFLKGMLSGYDMAQPASWVLAASLLVGLAAAHFILLSPFMTRWTTKPLLALLLVTTAFAVHFMTRYKVYLDTSMLRNVLATDVREARDLMTWSLIPQLLLYAVLPLWLLSRFRLKQRPVGRAILVRLGAIMLALLVLGGAIFLNFQDMASLMRNNREYRFLVTPANYLYSLGQVTRSQAQAVEAVREPVGTDAVPGSSWQTRGKPVVMVMVLGETVRAANWGLSGYARQTTPELAAEAGIINFADVTSCGTDTETSLPCIFSPWGRRQYNETRIRNSESVLDVVARAGFRVVWVDNQSGCKGVCKGVESIRPDLAKSPDHCFGGECQDGALVDSLKQLVSETPGNLMIVLHQMGNHGPAYFKRYPDEFKKFTPACEDPDLPHCSEGSIVNAYDNAISYTDHVLASLVRTLREHQAHDSALLYVSDHGESLGEKGLFLHGVPYRIAPDVQTKVPMVMWFSPGFAQSFALDTACIGKVAASPQSHDHLFHTFLGMLDVKTSVYAAEMDFSAKCRQ from the coding sequence ATGCGTCGATTGCTGGATGCGCTGATTCGCTTTGGGCAACGCCTTGTCGGCGGACAGCTGACCGCCTCCATTGAGGCAGTGACGCTGCTGGTCAGCCTGTTCTTCGCCCTTTTCTGCAATCAGCTTTTCCTGAAGGGCATGCTGTCCGGCTACGACATGGCCCAGCCGGCCAGCTGGGTGCTGGCCGCTTCGCTGCTGGTCGGCCTTGCTGCCGCGCATTTCATCCTGCTCAGCCCGTTCATGACGCGCTGGACGACCAAGCCGCTGCTCGCCTTGTTGCTTGTGACGACAGCCTTTGCCGTGCATTTCATGACGCGCTACAAGGTCTATCTCGACACCAGCATGCTGCGCAATGTGCTGGCTACCGATGTCCGCGAAGCGCGAGATCTGATGACCTGGTCCTTGATTCCGCAACTGCTGCTTTACGCGGTGCTGCCGCTATGGCTGCTCAGTCGTTTTCGTCTCAAGCAGCGGCCGGTCGGGCGAGCCATCCTGGTCCGCCTCGGCGCCATCATGCTCGCCCTGCTCGTGCTGGGTGGCGCCATCTTCCTGAACTTCCAGGACATGGCTTCGCTGATGCGCAACAACCGGGAGTACCGCTTCCTGGTCACACCAGCCAATTACCTGTATTCGCTCGGTCAGGTGACCCGCAGCCAGGCGCAGGCGGTCGAGGCCGTACGCGAACCGGTCGGTACCGATGCAGTACCCGGCAGCAGCTGGCAAACACGCGGCAAGCCGGTGGTCATGGTCATGGTCCTTGGCGAAACGGTACGCGCCGCCAACTGGGGCCTGTCCGGCTATGCCCGGCAGACGACGCCTGAACTGGCGGCCGAGGCCGGCATCATCAACTTTGCCGACGTGACCAGTTGCGGCACCGATACCGAAACTTCGTTGCCCTGCATCTTTTCGCCTTGGGGGCGGCGTCAGTACAACGAAACGCGCATCCGGAACAGCGAGTCGGTACTCGATGTCGTCGCCCGCGCCGGCTTCCGTGTGGTCTGGGTGGACAACCAGTCGGGCTGCAAAGGCGTCTGCAAGGGCGTCGAATCGATTCGCCCAGACCTGGCCAAATCACCGGACCACTGCTTTGGTGGTGAGTGTCAGGATGGCGCGCTGGTCGATTCCCTGAAACAGCTGGTCAGCGAAACACCGGGTAACCTGATGATCGTCCTGCACCAGATGGGCAATCACGGGCCGGCCTATTTCAAGCGCTATCCGGATGAATTCAAGAAATTCACCCCGGCCTGCGAGGATCCGGACCTGCCGCATTGTTCGGAGGGCAGTATCGTCAACGCCTACGACAACGCGATCAGCTATACCGATCACGTGCTGGCCTCACTGGTCCGCACCCTGCGCGAGCATCAGGCCCACGATTCGGCGCTGCTCTACGTCTCCGATCATGGCGAATCGCTGGGCGAAAAAGGCCTGTTCCTGCACGGCGTGCCCTACCGGATTGCGCCGGATGTGCAGACCAAGGTGCCGATGGTGATGTGGTTTTCGCCGGGCTTCGCCCAAAGCTTTGCGCTCGATACGGCCTGTATTGGCAAGGTCGCCGCCTCGCCGCAGTCTCATGACCATCTGTTCCACACCTTCCTTGGCATGCTTGACGTAAAGACAAGCGTTTACGCGGCGGAAATGGACTTCTCGGCCAAGTGCAGGCAGTAA
- a CDS encoding MFS transporter — translation MASPTDRMSPEERRAGASLASIFALRMLGLFLILPVFSVYAKTLPGGDNLALVGFALGAYGLTQAFFQIPYGIASDIFGRKQVIVVGLLIFALGSFVAAWAPDMTWIIVGRVLQGAGAISAAVTALAADLTREEHRTKVMAMIGSSIGLVFALSLVGAPILYGWIGMGGLFVMTGVLALAAIVLLFKAVPPAPPPHGHEKLPLRRVVFDPDLLRLNVGIFVLHMVQMAMFVVLPHALVSHGGLEAASHWKVYLPAVLVSFAIMVPAIIAAERKDKMRPIFLAAIGLLVIVQSGLLLFSGSLWLLALWLMLFFVAFNVLEATLPSLVSRTAPPAAKGAALGVYNTTQALGLFIGGAAGGYIAQHFGDNAVFAACTGLILIWLVVANSMNFPQRRPVAAATQTA, via the coding sequence ATGGCCTCCCCAACCGACCGCATGAGCCCGGAAGAACGCCGCGCCGGCGCCTCCCTGGCTTCCATCTTCGCCCTGCGCATGCTCGGGCTGTTCCTGATTCTGCCGGTGTTTTCCGTCTATGCGAAAACCTTGCCGGGCGGTGACAATCTGGCGCTGGTCGGCTTCGCGCTGGGGGCTTACGGCCTGACGCAGGCTTTCTTTCAGATTCCCTATGGCATCGCCTCGGATATCTTCGGGCGCAAGCAGGTCATCGTCGTCGGCTTGCTGATCTTTGCTCTGGGCAGTTTTGTTGCCGCTTGGGCGCCGGATATGACCTGGATCATCGTCGGCCGCGTGCTGCAGGGGGCGGGCGCGATTTCAGCCGCTGTGACCGCACTGGCCGCCGACCTGACGCGAGAAGAGCACCGGACCAAGGTGATGGCGATGATCGGCTCGTCGATTGGCCTCGTCTTCGCGCTGTCGCTGGTCGGGGCACCGATCCTGTATGGCTGGATCGGCATGGGTGGGCTGTTCGTCATGACCGGCGTCTTGGCGCTGGCCGCCATCGTCCTGCTGTTCAAGGCCGTGCCGCCTGCACCGCCGCCGCATGGCCACGAAAAACTGCCGCTGCGCCGGGTGGTTTTTGACCCTGATCTGCTGCGCCTGAATGTCGGCATCTTTGTGTTGCACATGGTCCAGATGGCCATGTTCGTCGTGCTGCCGCATGCGCTGGTCAGTCATGGCGGACTGGAAGCGGCATCGCACTGGAAGGTCTATCTGCCAGCCGTGCTGGTCTCCTTTGCCATCATGGTGCCGGCCATCATCGCGGCCGAGCGCAAGGACAAGATGCGGCCGATTTTCCTGGCGGCGATCGGTCTGCTGGTCATCGTCCAGTCCGGCCTGCTCCTTTTCAGCGGCAGCCTGTGGCTGCTGGCATTGTGGCTGATGCTGTTCTTCGTGGCTTTCAACGTGCTGGAAGCAACACTGCCCTCGCTGGTCTCCCGCACGGCGCCACCGGCGGCCAAAGGGGCGGCCCTCGGTGTGTACAACACGACCCAGGCCCTTGGGCTATTCATCGGCGGTGCGGCGGGCGGATATATTGCCCAGCATTTCGGCGATAATGCGGTTTTCGCTGCCTGCACCGGTCTGATCCTGATCTGGCTGGTGGTCGCGAATTCCATGAATTTTCCGCAACGGCGCCCGGTCGCCGCGGCGACACAAACTGCTTAG
- a CDS encoding diacylglycerol kinase → MTDAAAFKGKKGLTRLWNALGYSRDGLSAAWKNEAAFREEVLLAAITIPLAFYLGNSGIDRALMVGSIILILIVEILNSGLEAVVDKASPEKHELAKRAKDMGSAAVLLSLINAAVIWACVLL, encoded by the coding sequence ATGACCGATGCCGCCGCCTTCAAAGGCAAGAAGGGCCTGACCCGTTTGTGGAATGCCCTCGGCTATTCGCGTGACGGCCTGAGTGCCGCGTGGAAAAACGAAGCCGCCTTCCGCGAGGAAGTGCTGCTCGCTGCCATCACCATTCCGCTGGCTTTTTATCTTGGCAATAGCGGCATCGACCGCGCCTTGATGGTCGGTAGCATCATCCTGATCCTGATTGTCGAGATCCTGAATTCTGGGCTGGAAGCCGTCGTCGACAAAGCTTCGCCGGAAAAGCACGAACTGGCCAAGCGCGCCAAGGACATGGGCAGCGCCGCGGTGCTGCTCAGCCTGATCAACGCGGCCGTAATCTGGGCCTGCGTACTGCTATAA
- the uvrA gene encoding excinuclease ABC subunit UvrA yields METIRIRGARTHNLKNINLDLPRDQLIVITGLSGSGKSSLAFDTLYAEGQRRYVESLSAYARQFLQLMEKPDVDLIEGLSPAISIEQKATSHNPRSTVGTVTEIHDYLRLLFARAGTPYCPDHNQPLEAQTVSQMVDAVLALPAETKLMVLAPVVANRKGEQVDLFAELRAQGFARVRVDGTVYEIDAVPKLAKTQKHTVDVVVDRLKVRDDMRQRLAESFETALRHAEGRAIALEMDSGTEHLFSAKFACPICSYALQELEPRLFSFNNPMGACPKCDGLGVIQFFDPKRVVTNPAASLAGGAIRGWDKKNQFYFQIIESLADHYAFSVETPWNELLEKVRQLVLYGSGNVAINFRYLNEKGTRFDRSHSFEGIIPNLERRYRGSESNAVREELSKYVSSSACPSCAGTRLRVEARHVRVGDKTLHEISRLPLGEARNYFNCLTLTGAKAQVADKILKEITARLSFLINVGLDYLCLERSAETLSGGEAQRIRLASQIGSGLTGVMYVLDEPSIGLHQRDNDRLLQTLKNLRDMGNTVLVVEHDEDAIRAADYVVDIGPGAGVHGGFIVAQGTPEEVTANPLSMTGDYLSGRKSISAPKKRRLPDPNKQLKVVGAYGNNLKDVTLEIPGGLLTCITGVSGSGKSTLINDTLYAAAARHLYGSTTEPAPHKEIVGLELFDKVINVDQAPIGRTPRSNPATYTGLLTPIRELFSQVPESRVRGYGPGRFSFNVKGGRCEACQGDGMIKVEMHFLPDIYVPCDVCHGKRYNRETLEVQYKGKNIYDILGMTVEQAREFFDAVPVIARKLQTLVDVGLSYITLGQSATTLSGGEAQRVKLALELSKRDTGRTLYILDEPTTGLHFQDIEMLLSVLQRLANNGNTIVVIEHNLDVIKTADWIVDLGPEGGDGGGRILVAGTPEEVAKCKASHTGRFLKPLLEKKK; encoded by the coding sequence ATGGAAACCATCCGCATCCGTGGCGCCCGCACCCACAATTTAAAGAACATCAACCTCGACCTGCCGCGCGACCAGCTGATCGTGATCACCGGCCTGTCCGGTTCCGGCAAGTCCTCGCTGGCCTTCGACACGCTCTATGCCGAGGGTCAGCGCCGCTATGTCGAATCGCTGTCGGCCTACGCCCGGCAGTTCCTGCAATTGATGGAGAAGCCGGATGTCGACCTGATCGAAGGCTTGTCGCCGGCGATCTCGATTGAGCAGAAGGCGACCTCGCACAACCCGCGGTCAACGGTCGGCACCGTCACCGAAATCCACGATTACCTGCGCCTGCTCTTCGCCCGCGCCGGCACGCCATATTGTCCGGACCACAACCAGCCGCTCGAAGCACAAACCGTCTCGCAGATGGTCGATGCCGTACTGGCCCTGCCGGCGGAAACAAAGTTGATGGTGCTGGCCCCGGTGGTCGCCAACCGCAAGGGCGAGCAGGTCGATCTGTTCGCCGAACTGCGCGCCCAGGGCTTCGCCCGCGTCCGCGTCGACGGCACGGTCTATGAAATCGACGCCGTTCCGAAGCTGGCCAAGACGCAGAAGCACACTGTCGATGTCGTCGTTGACCGGCTGAAGGTGCGCGACGACATGCGCCAGCGACTGGCCGAATCCTTCGAGACGGCGCTGCGCCATGCCGAGGGACGGGCCATCGCGCTGGAGATGGACTCTGGTACCGAACATCTCTTCTCGGCCAAGTTCGCCTGCCCGATCTGCTCCTATGCCCTGCAGGAACTCGAACCGCGCCTCTTCTCGTTCAACAACCCGATGGGCGCCTGCCCGAAGTGCGATGGCCTGGGCGTCATCCAGTTCTTCGACCCCAAGCGCGTCGTCACCAACCCGGCGGCATCGCTGGCGGGCGGCGCCATTCGCGGCTGGGACAAGAAGAACCAGTTCTACTTCCAGATCATCGAGTCGCTGGCCGATCACTACGCCTTCTCGGTCGAAACCCCATGGAACGAGTTGCTGGAAAAAGTCCGCCAACTGGTCCTCTACGGCTCGGGTAACGTGGCTATCAACTTCCGCTACCTGAACGAAAAAGGCACCCGCTTCGACCGCAGCCACAGCTTCGAAGGCATCATCCCGAATCTGGAGCGTCGCTACCGCGGCAGTGAGTCCAATGCCGTGCGCGAGGAGTTGTCGAAATACGTCAGCAGTTCGGCCTGCCCGAGCTGCGCCGGCACCCGGCTGCGCGTCGAGGCCCGCCATGTCCGCGTTGGCGACAAGACGCTGCACGAAATCAGCCGTCTGCCACTCGGCGAGGCGCGCAATTACTTCAACTGTCTGACATTGACCGGCGCCAAGGCTCAGGTGGCCGACAAGATCCTCAAGGAAATCACCGCCCGCCTGAGCTTCCTGATCAACGTTGGCCTCGACTATCTCTGCCTCGAACGCTCGGCCGAAACGCTGTCCGGCGGCGAGGCGCAGCGTATCCGGCTGGCCTCGCAGATCGGCTCCGGCCTGACCGGGGTGATGTATGTGCTCGACGAACCGTCAATCGGCCTGCACCAGCGCGACAACGACCGCCTGCTGCAGACGCTGAAGAATCTGCGCGACATGGGCAACACGGTGCTGGTGGTGGAACACGACGAAGATGCGATTCGCGCCGCTGATTACGTGGTCGACATCGGTCCCGGTGCCGGCGTCCATGGCGGCTTCATCGTTGCCCAGGGCACGCCGGAAGAAGTGACGGCCAATCCGCTGTCGATGACCGGCGATTACCTATCCGGGCGGAAATCGATTTCAGCGCCGAAAAAGCGCCGGCTGCCGGATCCGAACAAGCAGCTCAAGGTGGTCGGCGCCTACGGTAACAATTTGAAGGATGTCACGCTCGAAATCCCCGGCGGCCTGCTCACCTGCATCACCGGCGTTTCCGGCTCGGGCAAATCGACGCTGATCAACGACACGCTCTACGCCGCTGCCGCCAGACACCTCTACGGCTCGACGACCGAACCGGCACCGCACAAGGAAATCGTCGGCCTCGAACTGTTCGACAAGGTGATCAACGTCGACCAGGCGCCGATCGGTCGCACGCCGCGCTCCAACCCGGCGACCTACACCGGGCTGCTGACGCCCATCCGCGAACTGTTTTCGCAGGTACCGGAATCGCGTGTGCGTGGTTATGGCCCGGGCCGTTTCAGCTTCAACGTCAAGGGCGGCCGCTGCGAAGCCTGCCAGGGCGACGGCATGATCAAGGTCGAGATGCACTTCCTGCCCGACATCTACGTCCCCTGCGACGTCTGCCACGGCAAGCGCTACAACCGCGAAACGCTGGAAGTGCAATACAAGGGCAAGAACATCTACGACATCCTCGGCATGACCGTCGAGCAGGCCCGCGAGTTCTTCGATGCCGTCCCGGTCATCGCCCGCAAGTTGCAGACGCTGGTCGATGTCGGTCTCAGCTACATCACCCTCGGCCAAAGTGCGACCACGCTGTCCGGCGGCGAGGCGCAGCGCGTCAAGCTGGCGCTTGAACTCTCCAAGCGCGACACCGGCCGCACCCTGTACATCCTTGACGAACCGACCACCGGCCTGCACTTTCAGGATATCGAGATGCTGCTCAGCGTATTGCAGCGACTGGCCAATAACGGCAACACCATCGTCGTCATCGAGCACAACCTCGACGTCATAAAGACTGCTGACTGGATCGTCGATCTCGGCCCCGAAGGCGGCGACGGCGGCGGCCGCATCCTGGTCGCCGGCACGCCTGAAGAAGTGGCCAAATGCAAGGCCAGCCATACCGGACGCTTCCTGAAACCTTTGCTTGAGAAAAAGAAATGA
- the loiP gene encoding metalloprotease LoiP: protein MKISLGMEKTQFAAARGGRSLMLVGMAALVLSACSNTQDISTANAEGLVKAGSAAVQAATLSDADVMQLSDKSCAELDGKSKIAAAKSKYALRLAKVVKSMPKAVDGVNINYKVYETKEVNAWAMNNGCVRVYSGLMDLMTDDEVRGVIGHEIGHVALGHSKKSMQVAYAAGAARQVAAASGSSAVAALSASDVGAIAEKLVNAQFSQAQESDADDYSFDLLTKAKLKREGLISAFEKLAKLGDSNSMLSSHPSSAGRAQHIRDRIAAKK from the coding sequence ATGAAGATTTCTCTCGGCATGGAGAAAACCCAGTTCGCGGCAGCCCGTGGCGGCCGGTCACTGATGCTTGTCGGTATGGCAGCCCTCGTTTTGAGCGCCTGCAGCAACACCCAGGACATCTCGACCGCCAATGCCGAGGGGCTGGTCAAGGCCGGCAGCGCTGCGGTTCAGGCGGCGACCCTGAGCGACGCCGACGTGATGCAGCTTTCTGACAAGTCCTGTGCCGAGCTCGACGGTAAATCGAAGATTGCCGCCGCCAAGAGCAAATACGCGCTGCGCCTGGCCAAGGTCGTCAAGAGCATGCCCAAGGCGGTCGATGGGGTGAATATCAATTACAAGGTCTACGAGACCAAGGAAGTTAACGCCTGGGCCATGAACAATGGCTGCGTTCGTGTCTATTCCGGCTTGATGGACCTGATGACCGATGACGAAGTGCGCGGTGTGATCGGTCATGAAATTGGTCACGTCGCCCTCGGCCACTCCAAGAAGTCCATGCAGGTTGCCTACGCCGCCGGCGCGGCGCGTCAGGTTGCCGCTGCTTCGGGTAGTTCTGCCGTTGCCGCACTGAGCGCTTCGGATGTCGGTGCCATCGCTGAAAAGCTGGTCAATGCCCAGTTCTCGCAGGCTCAGGAAAGCGATGCCGACGACTATTCCTTCGATCTGCTGACCAAGGCCAAGCTCAAGCGTGAAGGCCTTATCTCGGCCTTCGAGAAGCTGGCCAAGCTTGGCGACAGCAACAGCATGCTCAGTTCGCATCCGTCTTCGGCGGGGCGCGCCCAGCACATCCGCGATCGTATCGCCGCCAAGAAGTAA
- a CDS encoding HDOD domain-containing protein, which produces MANAVTFKVLEDIARDLSGSEITFPTFLDITFQVRAALKDPNLSVEQLAKLVGAEPLMSAKIIRMANSVALNPSGREIADVKNAIVRVGMEAVRTVSFAVAMEQLLKSKQMQPFENLSQRLWEHTSHVAALCRVLARKLAKINGDEAMFAGLVHDLGVFYLMSRAANFPELVNDKVELHALLVDWHDNIGHALLSALGSPEAVLEAVRDHETEREIAAVGNLSDVLYVANKIANRTSCWRDPELDGAVDTSMLDTLFDAETLAEIVEESEEEVQSLKAALGG; this is translated from the coding sequence ATGGCCAACGCCGTCACCTTCAAGGTACTCGAAGACATCGCCCGGGATCTTTCCGGCAGCGAGATTACCTTTCCGACTTTTCTCGACATCACCTTCCAGGTGCGTGCCGCGCTGAAGGATCCGAACCTGAGCGTCGAGCAACTGGCCAAGCTGGTCGGGGCCGAGCCGCTGATGAGCGCCAAGATCATCCGCATGGCCAACTCGGTGGCGTTGAACCCGAGCGGTCGCGAGATCGCCGACGTCAAGAACGCCATTGTCCGGGTCGGCATGGAGGCGGTGCGCACGGTGTCGTTTGCCGTGGCCATGGAGCAGTTGCTGAAATCGAAGCAGATGCAGCCTTTCGAGAATCTTTCCCAGCGTTTGTGGGAGCACACCTCGCACGTTGCCGCCTTGTGCCGCGTGCTGGCCCGCAAGCTGGCCAAGATCAACGGCGACGAGGCGATGTTTGCCGGCCTGGTGCATGACCTCGGGGTGTTCTACCTGATGTCGCGCGCCGCCAATTTCCCGGAGCTGGTCAACGACAAGGTGGAGTTGCATGCCTTGCTGGTCGATTGGCATGACAACATCGGTCACGCCCTGCTGTCGGCGCTTGGCTCGCCGGAAGCCGTGCTTGAAGCGGTGCGCGATCACGAGACCGAGCGCGAGATCGCGGCTGTCGGCAACTTGTCCGATGTGCTTTATGTCGCCAACAAGATCGCCAACCGGACCTCGTGCTGGCGCGATCCGGAGCTCGACGGCGCAGTCGATACCTCGATGCTGGATACGCTTTTCGATGCCGAGACGCTGGCTGAAATTGTCGAGGAATCAGAAGAAGAAGTGCAGTCGCTGAAGGCGGCCCTCGGCGGCTAA